From one Tsukamurella tyrosinosolvens genomic stretch:
- a CDS encoding amino acid permease — MSSPLGITPDDSLRQGLQSRHISMLALGGAIGTGLFVASGATISQAGPGGALLAYALMGVMVFFLMQSLGEMSAYMPCSNPFEEYGSRFVSKSFGFAAGWNYWFNWSITLAAEVVAAGLIMKFWLPDVPTWIWSVIFLAGLLALNLFAVKAFGEAEFWFASIKVIAVVIFLIVGVLMVLGVVGDGPSPGFSNWTIGDAPFVDWPLGMLSVFLIAGFAFQGTEMIAVAAGEAIEPKSAIPRAVRTVFFRILVFYIGTLTIIAFLIPYTSPELLDASAENVAVAPFTLVFKLAGIDAAASIMNAVILIAILSAGNASLFAATRALYGLGVEGNAPKIFAKVTKAGVPIAATAATTVIGCLCFLAGPKGDGAAYTVLVAASSVAGFVTWIGIAWAHYKFRRAWNAQGRSLDELPYKAWLYPAGPIVALLMCVAVVAGQYYVAVTDSDTGGSVSLLLTTYAALILFLGLWWGHKLITKTPTVDPKTADLSPVAAASAHHDPNRVG; from the coding sequence GTGTCCAGCCCTCTTGGAATCACCCCCGATGACTCCCTCCGCCAAGGACTGCAGAGTCGCCACATCAGCATGCTCGCGCTCGGCGGCGCGATCGGCACCGGCCTGTTCGTGGCGTCCGGCGCCACGATCAGCCAGGCCGGCCCCGGTGGCGCCCTCCTGGCGTACGCGCTCATGGGCGTCATGGTCTTCTTCCTCATGCAGAGCCTCGGCGAGATGTCGGCGTACATGCCGTGCAGTAATCCGTTCGAGGAGTACGGCAGCCGGTTCGTCAGTAAGTCCTTCGGCTTCGCCGCCGGGTGGAACTACTGGTTCAACTGGTCGATCACGCTGGCCGCGGAGGTGGTGGCGGCCGGCCTGATCATGAAGTTCTGGCTGCCCGACGTGCCCACCTGGATCTGGTCGGTGATCTTCCTCGCCGGCCTGTTGGCCCTGAACCTGTTCGCGGTGAAGGCCTTCGGCGAGGCCGAGTTCTGGTTCGCGTCGATCAAGGTGATCGCCGTGGTGATCTTCCTCATCGTCGGCGTGCTCATGGTGCTGGGCGTGGTCGGCGACGGCCCGTCTCCCGGCTTCTCCAACTGGACCATCGGCGACGCGCCCTTCGTGGACTGGCCGCTGGGCATGCTCTCGGTCTTCCTCATCGCGGGCTTCGCCTTCCAGGGCACGGAGATGATCGCGGTCGCGGCGGGCGAGGCCATCGAGCCGAAGAGCGCCATCCCGCGCGCGGTGCGCACCGTCTTCTTCCGGATCCTGGTCTTCTACATCGGCACGCTGACGATCATCGCCTTCCTCATCCCGTACACCAGCCCCGAGCTCCTGGACGCCTCGGCGGAGAACGTCGCGGTGGCGCCGTTCACGCTGGTCTTCAAGCTCGCGGGCATCGATGCCGCGGCGTCGATCATGAACGCGGTCATCCTCATCGCCATCCTCTCCGCCGGCAACGCCAGCCTGTTCGCCGCCACGCGCGCGCTGTACGGCCTGGGGGTGGAGGGCAACGCGCCGAAGATCTTCGCCAAGGTGACCAAGGCCGGCGTTCCCATCGCCGCCACGGCGGCGACCACCGTGATCGGGTGCCTGTGCTTCCTCGCCGGCCCGAAGGGCGATGGTGCCGCGTACACGGTGCTGGTCGCGGCCTCGTCCGTGGCCGGGTTCGTGACCTGGATCGGGATCGCGTGGGCGCACTACAAGTTCCGCCGGGCGTGGAACGCGCAGGGGCGCTCGCTCGACGAGCTGCCCTACAAGGCGTGGCTGTACCCCGCGGGTCCGATCGTGGCGCTCCTCATGTGTGTCGCGGTCGTCGCGGGGCAGTACTACGTCGCGGTCACCGATTCCGACACGGGAGGCAGCGTCAGTCTGCTGCTCACCACGTACGCCGCGCTGATCCTGTTCCTGGGGCTGTGGTGGGGACACAAGCTGATCACCAAGACGCCCACCGTCGACCCGAAGACCGCGGACCTGTCGCCCGTCGCGGCGGCCTCCGCGCACCACGATCCGAACCGCGTGGGCTGA
- the guaA gene encoding glutamine-hydrolyzing GMP synthase — MTDSSPNPVLVVDFGAQYAQLIARRVREARIYSEVVPHTITAEEVRAKSPAAIVLSGGPASVYAEDAPSLDPAVFDLGVPVFGICYGFQMMARALGGTVANTGGREFGRTTLTPQGDGVLHVGLPAEQPVWMSHNDAVQVAPEGFSTVASTPGAPVAAFENVGKRMAGVQYHPEVLHSPHGQEVLTRFLYEIAGLKPTWTAANIAEQLIEDVRAQVGDGLALCALSGGVDSAVAAALVQKAIGDRLTCVFVDHGLLRQGEREQVQQDFVEATGARLITVDAEDTFLGHLKGVSDPEEKRKIIGREFIRSFEDVVSEALGARAAEGHTIDFLVQGTLYPDVVESGGGAGTANIKSHHNVGGLPEDLEFTLVEPLRLLFKDEVRAVGRELGLPEEIVGRQPFPGPGLAIRIVGEVTKDRLDLLRKADAIAREELTAAGLDGTIWQCPVVLLADVRSVGVQGDGRTYGHPIVLRPVSSEDAMTADWTRVPYETLEIISTRITNEVEEVNRVVLDVTSKPPGTIEWE; from the coding sequence GTGACGGACTCCTCACCCAACCCCGTTCTGGTCGTCGACTTCGGCGCGCAGTACGCGCAGCTGATCGCGCGCCGCGTCCGCGAGGCGCGGATCTACTCGGAGGTGGTGCCGCACACCATCACCGCCGAGGAGGTGCGCGCCAAGAGCCCCGCCGCCATCGTGCTGTCGGGCGGCCCCGCGTCGGTGTACGCGGAGGACGCCCCGAGCCTCGATCCCGCGGTCTTCGACCTCGGCGTCCCGGTGTTCGGCATCTGCTACGGCTTCCAGATGATGGCCCGGGCACTCGGCGGCACCGTCGCCAACACGGGCGGGCGCGAGTTCGGGCGCACCACCCTCACTCCCCAGGGCGACGGTGTCCTGCACGTGGGGCTTCCGGCCGAACAGCCGGTGTGGATGAGCCACAACGACGCCGTGCAGGTCGCGCCCGAGGGCTTCTCGACGGTGGCGTCGACGCCCGGCGCCCCGGTCGCCGCGTTCGAGAACGTCGGTAAGCGGATGGCGGGTGTCCAGTACCACCCCGAGGTGCTGCACAGCCCGCACGGCCAGGAGGTGCTCACGCGCTTCCTCTACGAGATCGCGGGGCTGAAGCCCACCTGGACCGCGGCGAACATCGCCGAGCAGCTCATCGAGGACGTCCGCGCCCAGGTCGGTGACGGCCTCGCGCTGTGCGCGCTGTCCGGCGGCGTCGACTCGGCCGTCGCGGCGGCGCTGGTGCAGAAGGCCATCGGCGACCGCCTCACCTGCGTCTTCGTCGATCACGGCCTGCTGCGGCAGGGCGAGCGCGAGCAGGTGCAGCAGGACTTCGTCGAGGCGACGGGCGCGCGCCTGATCACCGTCGACGCGGAGGACACCTTCCTCGGGCACCTCAAGGGCGTCTCTGACCCCGAGGAGAAGCGCAAGATCATCGGGCGCGAGTTCATCCGCTCGTTCGAGGACGTCGTCTCCGAAGCGCTGGGCGCGCGGGCGGCCGAGGGCCACACCATCGACTTCCTCGTCCAGGGCACGCTCTACCCCGACGTGGTGGAGTCGGGCGGCGGCGCCGGCACGGCGAACATCAAGAGCCATCACAACGTGGGCGGCCTGCCGGAGGACCTCGAGTTCACCCTCGTCGAGCCCCTGCGCCTGCTGTTCAAGGACGAGGTCCGCGCGGTCGGCCGCGAGCTGGGCCTGCCGGAGGAGATCGTCGGCCGCCAGCCCTTCCCCGGGCCCGGCCTGGCGATCCGCATCGTCGGCGAGGTCACCAAGGACCGCCTCGACCTGCTGCGCAAGGCCGATGCGATCGCCCGCGAGGAGCTCACCGCCGCGGGCCTCGACGGCACCATCTGGCAGTGCCCGGTCGTGCTGCTCGCCGACGTCCGCAGCGTGGGCGTGCAGGGCGACGGCCGCACCTACGGCCACCCGATCGTGCTGCGCCCCGTCAGCTCCGAGGACGCGATGACCGCGGACTGGACGCGCGTGCCGTACGAGACCCTCGAGATCATCTCGACCCGCATCACCAACGAGGTCGAAGAGGTCAACCGCGTGGTGCTCGACGTGACGAGCAAGCCGCCGGGGACCATCGAGTGGGAATAG
- a CDS encoding ATP-binding protein yields the protein MSRRAERRWARHQARQQAWQQGWQNWQQGWQQGAEPGPAADLRAPAPAVARPAVVPPPAQPAPAPSYPRMHRRNGGAVIGGVCGGIADHLGVDATKVRIAFTLLALLGAGVVMYALLWFMCRPGTDTEHPDPAERRQGLALAVLGVVGAATLASVASNTSAGFVVPVLVIGIGAALVWREADSASRTPASTPGGSRLITWLRVLGGATLVVVGLAVVFLGRVDVAALPTALAAVVLTLVGVALLTVPIWVRMWRDLGAERAARVRTIEREEIASHLHDSVLQTLALIQKQSADGAAVKRLARSQERELREWLFGGSEAPAQSLAAALKAAAADVEDAHSVAVDVITVGDVEGAELGVDDRFTALLGAAKEAMVNAAKHSGCESIDTYAEVDDAAVSVFVRDRGVGFDPDGVPSDRQGLAKSIRSRMERRGGSVAVRTAPGRGTEVRLSMARLAEGDETVAPETAEESA from the coding sequence ATGAGCAGACGAGCAGAGCGCCGGTGGGCGCGGCACCAGGCTCGCCAGCAGGCGTGGCAGCAGGGCTGGCAGAACTGGCAGCAGGGGTGGCAACAGGGCGCCGAACCGGGCCCGGCCGCCGATCTCCGCGCGCCCGCGCCCGCCGTCGCCCGGCCCGCCGTCGTACCGCCCCCGGCGCAGCCGGCGCCGGCACCGTCGTACCCCCGGATGCACCGCCGCAACGGCGGCGCGGTGATCGGCGGCGTGTGCGGCGGCATCGCCGACCATCTCGGCGTCGACGCCACCAAGGTCCGCATCGCCTTCACCCTGCTCGCGCTGCTCGGCGCGGGCGTGGTCATGTACGCGCTGCTGTGGTTCATGTGCCGCCCGGGCACCGATACCGAGCACCCCGACCCGGCCGAGCGCCGCCAGGGCCTCGCGCTGGCCGTCCTCGGCGTGGTGGGCGCGGCGACCCTCGCGTCGGTCGCGAGCAACACCAGCGCCGGTTTCGTGGTCCCGGTCCTCGTCATCGGGATCGGCGCGGCCCTCGTCTGGCGGGAGGCGGATTCCGCTTCGCGGACACCGGCGTCCACGCCGGGCGGCTCCCGGCTCATCACCTGGCTGCGCGTGCTGGGCGGCGCCACGCTCGTGGTCGTCGGCCTGGCCGTGGTCTTCCTGGGCCGCGTCGACGTGGCCGCGCTCCCGACGGCGCTCGCCGCCGTCGTGCTCACCCTGGTGGGCGTCGCGCTGCTCACCGTGCCGATCTGGGTGCGCATGTGGCGCGACCTCGGCGCCGAGCGCGCCGCCCGGGTCCGCACGATCGAGCGCGAGGAGATCGCCTCGCACCTGCACGATTCCGTGCTGCAGACGCTCGCCCTCATCCAGAAGCAATCCGCCGACGGTGCCGCCGTCAAGCGGCTGGCCCGCAGCCAGGAGCGCGAACTCCGCGAGTGGCTGTTCGGCGGCTCCGAGGCGCCCGCCCAGTCGCTCGCGGCGGCGCTCAAGGCCGCGGCGGCCGACGTCGAGGACGCGCACTCGGTGGCGGTCGACGTCATCACCGTCGGCGACGTCGAGGGCGCCGAGCTCGGCGTCGACGACCGGTTCACCGCCCTGCTCGGCGCCGCGAAGGAGGCGATGGTGAACGCCGCCAAGCACTCCGGCTGCGAGAGCATCGACACCTACGCGGAGGTCGACGACGCCGCGGTCTCCGTCTTCGTCCGCGACCGCGGCGTCGGATTCGACCCGGACGGGGTACCGTCGGACCGGCAGGGCCTGGCCAAGTCGATCCGGTCCCGGATGGAGCGCCGCGGCGGCAGCGTCGCGGTCCGCACCGCCCCGGGCCGGGGCACCGAGGTGCGGCTGTCGATGGCGAGGCTCGCCGAGGGCGACGAGACGGTCGCGCCGGAGACAGCGGAGGAGAGTGCGTGA
- a CDS encoding CGNR zinc finger domain-containing protein, with the protein MFSYDTRSALASAADLVNTAPDARTERPERLPDVAALRAFVERWGWTGPIPLRDDELDRVHAVRRVLRGLWDLAGDEAGTVDLVNRMLRDAAVLPQLVRHDDWPYHLHGWNDATPIAERFLAEPAMGMVDVVRAGALDRLRRCAAPDCAGVLVDFSRNSSRRFCDDGCNNRLNVAAYRARRA; encoded by the coding sequence ATGTTCTCCTACGACACCCGATCCGCCCTCGCGAGCGCCGCCGATCTGGTCAACACCGCCCCGGACGCGCGCACGGAGCGCCCCGAGCGCCTGCCCGACGTCGCCGCGCTCCGCGCCTTCGTGGAGCGCTGGGGCTGGACCGGCCCCATCCCGCTGCGCGACGACGAGCTGGATCGCGTGCACGCCGTGCGCCGCGTCCTGCGCGGCCTGTGGGACCTCGCGGGCGACGAGGCCGGCACCGTCGACCTGGTGAACCGGATGCTGCGCGACGCGGCGGTCCTGCCCCAGCTCGTGCGGCACGACGACTGGCCGTACCACCTGCACGGCTGGAACGACGCGACGCCCATCGCGGAGCGCTTCCTCGCCGAGCCCGCGATGGGCATGGTCGACGTGGTCCGCGCGGGTGCCCTCGACCGGCTGCGCCGGTGCGCCGCGCCGGACTGCGCCGGGGTGCTCGTGGACTTCAGCCGCAACAGCTCCCGCCGCTTCTGCGACGACGGATGCAACAACCGCCTGAACGTGGCCGCGTACCGCGCGCGCCGGGCCTGA
- a CDS encoding PspC domain-containing protein produces MDTTTLSSQLRQMWETRPLRARNAPIAGVCTGFARRYQVDVALVRAAFIGATVLGGLGFVAYIVGLFVLPKESEYAYGTPVQRSGPPTIVLIIAAVLAVTFGGGMSSSWPGAGFISLALLLAGWYALHQRLPVPPPGTAVSARLAPPAPVGAWQPPAAQFPWQPVWTPPAGTDPTTPQAAAPEQATEGPAGPSAQTPPAAAPSEPLNLQKAPAPEQAPRVQTQTTEEIHPPRWDPLGAAPFAWDLPEPAASNAPVPVEPKRRTRITPVTLGIALLTAAAIATVNLVLGVSISPVVAAAIVLGVVGTGLVAGAFRRGGYGLLAVAIPLAGFVIVGTMAQNVMSGFADAPRGDRNFTVADPNALQEQYILQAGSLKLDLRQLTLDHDRTLTTRVGLGETKIQVPEGMNVKVRCTVTVGDAQCPDGLNATPKPGAPTLTIDAQSNMGSVEVDRVR; encoded by the coding sequence ATGGATACGACAACCCTCTCCAGCCAGCTCCGGCAGATGTGGGAGACCAGGCCGCTCCGGGCCCGCAACGCGCCGATCGCCGGCGTGTGCACGGGCTTCGCGCGCCGCTACCAGGTGGACGTCGCGCTGGTCCGCGCGGCGTTCATCGGGGCGACGGTGCTCGGTGGACTCGGTTTCGTCGCCTACATCGTCGGCCTCTTCGTGCTCCCCAAGGAGTCCGAGTACGCCTACGGCACCCCCGTGCAGCGCTCCGGCCCGCCCACCATCGTCCTCATCATCGCGGCGGTGCTCGCGGTGACCTTCGGCGGCGGCATGAGCTCCTCGTGGCCCGGCGCCGGATTCATCAGCCTCGCCCTGCTCCTCGCGGGCTGGTACGCGCTGCACCAGCGCCTGCCCGTGCCCCCGCCCGGCACCGCGGTCTCCGCGCGGCTCGCGCCGCCGGCCCCCGTCGGGGCCTGGCAGCCGCCCGCGGCGCAGTTCCCGTGGCAGCCCGTGTGGACGCCGCCCGCCGGCACGGACCCGACGACGCCGCAGGCCGCCGCCCCGGAGCAGGCGACCGAAGGGCCCGCGGGCCCGAGCGCGCAGACGCCGCCGGCCGCGGCACCGTCGGAGCCCCTCAACCTGCAGAAGGCACCGGCGCCCGAACAGGCCCCGCGCGTGCAGACGCAGACCACCGAGGAGATCCACCCGCCCCGCTGGGATCCGTTGGGCGCCGCGCCCTTCGCGTGGGACCTGCCCGAGCCGGCGGCGTCGAACGCCCCGGTCCCGGTGGAGCCCAAGCGTCGCACCCGGATCACGCCCGTGACGCTCGGCATCGCGCTGCTCACGGCCGCGGCGATCGCCACCGTCAACCTCGTTCTCGGCGTGTCGATCTCGCCCGTCGTCGCCGCCGCCATCGTGCTCGGCGTGGTGGGCACCGGCCTCGTCGCCGGCGCCTTCCGCCGCGGCGGTTACGGCCTGCTCGCCGTCGCGATCCCCCTGGCGGGCTTCGTGATCGTGGGCACCATGGCGCAGAACGTGATGAGCGGCTTCGCCGATGCTCCGCGCGGCGACCGGAACTTCACCGTCGCCGATCCGAACGCCCTGCAGGAGCAGTACATCCTGCAGGCGGGCTCGCTGAAGCTCGACCTGCGGCAGCTCACCCTGGACCACGACCGCACCCTGACCACTCGAGTGGGCTTGGGCGAGACCAAGATCCAGGTACCGGAGGGCATGAACGTGAAGGTGCGCTGCACCGTCACCGTGGGTGACGCGCAGTGCCCCGACGGCCTGAACGCGACGCCGAAGCCCGGAGCCCCGACCCTGACGATCGACGCCCAGAGCAACATGGGCAGTGTGGAGGTGGACCGTGTCCGCTGA
- a CDS encoding serine/threonine-protein kinase, which produces MAESTGAGGAIRGVPGPDYLVAGRYRLTSKIGGGGMGAVWLARDERLDRDVAAKQVISTEGLTQEEADELRRRALHEGRLAARLQHRNAVAMYDVALDRGEPWLVMEYLPSRSLAQVLHMTGSMPERQVAQIGAQMADALIEAHESGIIHRDIKPGNILIANRGRASGTVKLSDFGIARAKGDDAGPTGIITGTPAYFAPEVARGTEPSEASDLYSLGATLYTALEGAPPFGVDEDSIALLHKVALGQINPPKNDGPLIRVILDMLQPSPKRRPSLTDARDRLAAVAAGGGNPAAILTAPLQATEGAPAVWLRRTAGERSSSASGDRAATARTASSGPIERKRPIPPAPRPSTYVPPPVAPPSGMSNTVLAVWIIGGFIVLAAIIAGVIIALG; this is translated from the coding sequence GTGGCGGAATCGACGGGTGCGGGCGGAGCGATCAGGGGCGTTCCCGGGCCCGATTACCTGGTCGCCGGGCGTTACCGCCTGACCTCCAAGATCGGCGGCGGCGGCATGGGCGCCGTGTGGCTCGCGCGCGACGAACGCCTGGACCGCGACGTGGCCGCCAAGCAGGTCATCTCCACCGAGGGCCTCACCCAGGAGGAGGCCGACGAGCTGCGTCGGCGCGCCCTGCACGAGGGCCGGCTCGCGGCCCGGCTGCAGCACCGCAACGCCGTCGCGATGTACGACGTGGCCCTCGACCGCGGCGAGCCCTGGCTGGTGATGGAGTACCTGCCCTCGCGCTCGCTCGCGCAGGTGCTGCACATGACCGGGTCCATGCCCGAGCGGCAGGTCGCGCAGATCGGCGCGCAGATGGCCGACGCCCTCATCGAGGCCCACGAGTCGGGGATCATCCACCGCGACATCAAGCCCGGCAACATCCTCATCGCGAACCGGGGCCGCGCGTCCGGCACCGTCAAGCTCTCGGACTTCGGCATCGCGCGGGCCAAGGGCGACGATGCCGGGCCCACCGGGATCATCACCGGCACGCCCGCCTACTTCGCGCCCGAGGTCGCCCGCGGCACCGAGCCCTCCGAGGCCTCCGACCTGTACTCGCTGGGCGCCACGCTGTACACCGCGCTCGAGGGTGCGCCGCCGTTCGGCGTCGACGAGGACTCGATCGCGCTGCTGCACAAAGTCGCGCTGGGACAGATCAATCCGCCGAAGAACGACGGTCCGCTGATCCGCGTGATCCTGGACATGCTGCAGCCGAGCCCGAAGCGACGTCCCTCGCTCACCGACGCCCGGGACCGGCTCGCCGCGGTCGCGGCGGGCGGCGGCAACCCCGCCGCGATCCTCACCGCCCCGCTGCAGGCGACCGAGGGCGCGCCCGCGGTGTGGCTGCGGCGCACCGCCGGGGAACGCTCGTCGAGCGCCTCCGGGGATCGTGCGGCGACGGCGCGCACGGCATCGTCGGGCCCGATCGAGCGCAAGCGGCCCATCCCGCCCGCACCACGGCCCAGCACCTACGTGCCGCCGCCCGTGGCGCCGCCGTCGGGGATGTCGAACACCGTGCTCGCGGTGTGGATCATCGGCGGCTTCATCGTGCTCGCCGCGATCATCGCCGGCGTCATCATCGCGCTGGGCTGA
- a CDS encoding DNA alkylation repair protein has product MTRVDEVVAELAALEDPKARAVNERHGDPHGVNLTKLRAVAKSLGTDRELAGELWDSGDVAAQLVALLIAKPKAFTEDELDAMVRSTRSDKAHDWLLNYLVTKSPHAAALRERWFEDADPRVRAAGWALTTHAVATADLDRDALLDEIEREMRDAEPKLQWAMNETLATIGIEDRARRARAIAIGEDLQVLADYPVSKGCTSPFAPVWIAEIVRRRED; this is encoded by the coding sequence ATGACGCGAGTCGATGAGGTCGTGGCCGAGCTGGCGGCGCTGGAGGATCCGAAGGCGCGGGCCGTCAACGAGCGGCACGGCGACCCGCACGGCGTGAACCTGACGAAGCTGCGGGCGGTGGCGAAGTCGCTCGGCACCGACCGCGAGCTGGCCGGCGAGCTGTGGGACTCGGGCGACGTGGCGGCCCAGCTGGTGGCCCTGCTCATCGCGAAGCCGAAGGCCTTCACCGAGGACGAGCTGGACGCGATGGTGCGCTCCACTCGCAGCGACAAGGCCCACGACTGGTTGCTGAATTACCTGGTCACGAAGTCGCCGCACGCGGCGGCGCTGCGGGAGCGGTGGTTCGAGGACGCCGACCCGCGGGTCCGGGCGGCGGGCTGGGCGCTCACGACGCACGCGGTCGCGACGGCCGACCTGGACCGGGACGCGCTCCTGGACGAGATCGAACGCGAGATGCGCGACGCCGAGCCGAAGCTGCAGTGGGCCATGAACGAGACCCTCGCGACCATCGGCATCGAGGACCGGGCCCGCCGTGCCCGCGCGATCGCGATCGGTGAGGACCTGCAGGTGCTGGCGGACTACCCGGTGTCGAAGGGCTGCACGTCGCCGTTCGCGCCGGTCTGGATCGCCGAGATCGTCCGCCGCCGCGAGGACTAG
- a CDS encoding LuxR C-terminal-related transcriptional regulator: MSYRVFLVDDHGVFRSGVRAELAREDSIEVVGEAGTVGEAVAGILSTGPDVVLLDVHMPDGGGVAVLRGVTDGAPRAKLEKAPVFLALSVSDAAEDVIATIRAGARGYVTKTISGEELADAVRRVAEGDAVFSPRLAGFVLDSFTGRSPVPEPALDPELDSLTPRELEVLRLLARGYTYREIAEDLFISVKTVETHASNVLRKTQQSNRNALTRWAHTRHLAD; encoded by the coding sequence GTGAGCTACCGGGTGTTCCTGGTCGACGATCACGGCGTGTTCCGGTCCGGCGTGCGCGCCGAACTGGCCCGTGAGGATTCCATCGAGGTGGTGGGCGAGGCCGGCACCGTCGGCGAGGCCGTGGCGGGGATCCTCTCCACGGGCCCCGATGTGGTGCTGCTGGACGTGCACATGCCCGACGGCGGCGGCGTCGCCGTGCTGCGCGGCGTCACCGACGGCGCGCCCCGCGCGAAGCTGGAGAAGGCACCGGTCTTCCTCGCGCTCAGCGTCTCCGACGCCGCGGAGGACGTGATCGCCACGATTCGCGCCGGCGCCCGCGGCTACGTCACCAAGACGATCTCGGGGGAGGAGCTGGCCGATGCGGTGCGCCGCGTCGCGGAGGGCGACGCGGTCTTCTCGCCGCGGCTCGCCGGCTTCGTGCTGGACTCCTTCACGGGCCGCTCGCCCGTGCCTGAGCCGGCACTCGACCCGGAGCTGGACTCGCTCACCCCGCGCGAACTCGAGGTCCTGCGCCTGCTGGCCCGCGGCTACACCTACCGGGAGATCGCCGAGGACCTGTTCATCTCGGTCAAGACCGTCGAGACGCACGCCTCGAACGTGCTCCGCAAGACGCAGCAGAGCAACCGCAACGCCCTCACACGCTGGGCGCACACGCGCCACCTCGCGGACTGA
- a CDS encoding SDR family oxidoreductase: MTILVTGATGNIGRKVVDELVARGVADIRALTTNPAKAALPSGVEAFRGFIGKPETLDGAFEGVTGMYLAPYEPTAAEVLRRAEDAGVEYVVATSGSAHWQALTDVILASGLDVTVLGPGEFMENFAGWAGQVATGVVREPYPDAGSAPISMDDIAAVAAALLTAEDRAAHVGKVYELTGPSFLTRVEMAAQIGEGIGREVGFEQISREEAEEALRPEMGDMAGWYLDLQDASRRYRQEANSLVEDLSGRPAMSLAQWAARNRSLFAA; the protein is encoded by the coding sequence ATGACGATTCTGGTGACGGGTGCAACGGGCAACATCGGGCGGAAAGTGGTCGACGAGCTGGTGGCGAGGGGTGTCGCGGACATCCGGGCGCTCACCACCAACCCCGCGAAGGCGGCGCTGCCGAGCGGGGTGGAGGCCTTCAGAGGCTTCATCGGCAAGCCGGAGACGCTCGACGGCGCCTTCGAGGGCGTGACGGGGATGTACCTCGCGCCGTACGAGCCCACGGCGGCCGAGGTGCTGCGCCGGGCCGAGGACGCGGGCGTCGAGTACGTGGTCGCCACCTCGGGCAGCGCGCACTGGCAGGCGTTGACCGACGTCATCCTCGCGAGCGGCCTCGACGTCACCGTGCTGGGCCCGGGCGAGTTCATGGAGAATTTCGCGGGCTGGGCGGGGCAGGTCGCGACGGGCGTCGTCCGGGAGCCCTATCCGGACGCGGGCAGCGCGCCGATCTCGATGGACGACATCGCCGCGGTCGCGGCGGCGCTGCTCACGGCCGAGGACCGTGCCGCGCACGTCGGGAAGGTCTACGAGCTCACCGGCCCGAGCTTCCTGACCCGGGTCGAGATGGCCGCGCAGATCGGCGAGGGCATCGGCCGCGAGGTCGGCTTCGAGCAGATCAGCCGCGAGGAGGCCGAGGAGGCGCTGCGGCCCGAGATGGGCGACATGGCCGGCTGGTACCTGGACCTGCAAGACGCCTCCCGCCGGTATCGGCAGGAGGCGAACTCGCTGGTGGAGGATCTCAGTGGTCGTCCGGCGATGAGCCTGGCGCAGTGGGCGGCGCGGAATCGGAGCCTCTTCGCGGCCTGA